The segment TGCTCAGAAACTGGGTTACATAATATATTCTGCCAGTTACTTTGCAACTAAAGATTTCAATTGTTACTATAAGGAAAAGCATATTTTACATCAAAAACCCAATAATTCGTGTGGATATTTCGCACATTCATATAGTGAAGCAGATTTGAAAAGTTTGTGTGTCGAGTGGATAGATGAAGTAGACCATATTATAACATATACAGGTATTTCACCAGAAAATTTCTCATCTTCAAAAATTTTAGGCAACATTAAAATTGAGAATATTGAAAACAAGTTTCAACTCCATAAAAAATTAAAAAAAAAATTCAATGTTCCTGAAACATTTCTCTTATCTGATATTGATGAAGCCCATGAAATCAACCAGCAATACCCTGAAAAAGAGTTCCTGATAAAACCAATCAAAGGATCTGGTGGTTATGGGATTAAAAAACTGGACGAAATATTATATGAAAATGTTTCTTTTTCTGAAGAATTCATTTTACAGGAATTTATATCTGGGGAAAATGTAAGTGCTTCAATTCTTTCAACTGGGAAAGAAGCCAAGCCATTGATTTCAAGCAGACAAATCATAGGAGAAGGTTGTTCTGGGCCGGGTAGTGAGTTTATTTACTGTGGCAATATAACTCCGTATCCGGGAGATGCAGAAAATAT is part of the Methanobacterium alcaliphilum genome and harbors:
- a CDS encoding ATP-grasp domain-containing protein; the encoded protein is MEKLLILGVNTRPLSCSAQKLGYIIYSASYFATKDFNCYYKEKHILHQKPNNSCGYFAHSYSEADLKSLCVEWIDEVDHIITYTGISPENFSSSKILGNIKIENIENKFQLHKKLKKKFNVPETFLLSDIDEAHEINQQYPEKEFLIKPIKGSGGYGIKKLDEILYENVSFSEEFILQEFISGENVSASILSTGKEAKPLISSRQIIGEGCSGPGSEFIYCGNITPYPGDAENMKKIACNVVEELSLIGSNGVDMIIKDDEIHIVEVNPRIQGTFECAEASLGINLMEAHINACNGKLMKINEPEQFAIKKILYAPQRCMVGEVNFKGVYDLPLKSAIIEKGEPIVTLLNCGKTPAEVIKKTNDLINKVKKNLVPLK